A region of Spodoptera frugiperda isolate SF20-4 chromosome 26, AGI-APGP_CSIRO_Sfru_2.0, whole genome shotgun sequence DNA encodes the following proteins:
- the LOC118264635 gene encoding cytochrome P450 9e2: MILELLIFVITVLVAYYFYSSWKINNYFKQRDVKYIPGVPFFGNIFYSTFLIRHFVDDLQSVYDAFPDEKYVGFLENLAPVMLIKDPELIKSITIKDFDHFTDHKEFFTTDSDPLFAGSLLMMKGDKWRQMRTTLSPAFTGSKMKMMLPLIVDSADNIVEYLNDHQTEDVDVDDLMRRYTSDVIATAAFGLKVNSLKDRDNEFYRVGSSLFEFTLTQRLLMFSTLLPSLSKKLGTRLFPETTYNFFRTIVSSTLEYRKREKVERPDMIQLLMETPIEWTPDELTGQVFIFFAAGFETSASGLTMAIHELALHPDIQERLYQESSKFKNDKELTFDKLSQLKYLECVINETLRIWSPAIFMDRTCVKAYELPPPREGGKPCIVKPGEVVYNMVNCLHMDPKYFPEPKVFNPDRFSDENKHNIQPCTFAPFGGGPRICIGVRFAMMEIKVLLHHIILNFKIVKTKKTADPIKLKPHVFNIRTMTGTWVRFEKRQ, translated from the exons ATGATATtggaattattaatatttgtgaTAACAGTGCTTGTTGCATACTATTTCTATAGCAGTtggaaaataaacaattacttCAAACAAAGAGATGTGAAGTATATCCCCGGTGTGCcgttttttggaaatatattttattctacttTTTTGATTAGGCATTTTGTGGACGACCTTCAAAGTGTTTACGATGCTTTCCCTGATGAGAA ATACGTCGGCTTCTTGGAGAACCTGGCACCGGTTATGTTGATAAAGGACCCAGAACTGATCAAGTCTATCACTATCAAGGACTTTGACCATTTCACTGATCACAAGGAGTTCTTCACGACAGACTCTGACCCTTTGTTCGCTGGCAGCTTGCTGATGATGAAAG GTGATAAATGGCGTCAAATGAGAACAACTTTAAGCCCAGCGTTCACAGGGTCCAAAATGAAAATGATGCTGCCTCTGATCGTAGACAGCGCTGACAATATTGTCGAGTATTTGAATG ATCACCAGACTGAAGACGTTGATGTTGACGATCTGATGCGTCGGTACACGAGTGACGTCATAGCGACTGCAGCTTTTGGCCTCAAGGTCAACTCTTTGAAAGACAGAGATAATGAATTCTACAGGGTGGGAAGCTCTCTGTTTGAATTCACGCTTACACAGAGGCTATTGATGTTTAGCACTCTTTTACCTTCACTCTCAAAG AAACTGGGAACTCGTCTATTTCCCGAGACGACGTACAATTTCTTCAGGACAATTGTCTCATCTACCTTGGAATATAGGAAGAGGGAGAAAGTAGAGAGACCTGATATGATTCAACTCCTTATGGAAACTCCAATAG AATGGACTCCAGATGAACTGACAGGCCAAGTGTTCATATTCTTTGCTGCTGGCTTCGAAACATCTGCCAGTGGGCTAACCATGGCTATCCATGAGCTAGCATTGCACCCTGATATCCAAGAGCGATTGTACCAGGAGAGCAGCAAGTTTAAGAACGACAAAGAGCTTACATTTGACAAACTCAGCCAACTGAAGTACTTGGAATGTGTGATTaatg AAACTCTGAGGATATGGTCCCCCGCTATCTTCATGGATAGAACCTGTGTAAAAGCGTATGAACTGCCTCCACCCAGAGAGGGCGGAAAACCATGCATT GTTAAACCAGGTGAAGTGGTTTACAACATGGTGAACTGTCTCCACATGGATCCGAAATACTTCCCTGAACCCAAAGTCTTCAACCCTGACAGGTTCTCCGATGAGAACAAGCATAACATCCAACCTTGTACCTTCGCACCGTTTGGTGGAGGTCCAAGGATTTGTATCG GCGTAAGATTTGCTATGATGGAGATCAAGGTTCTACTGCATCATATCATATTGAACTTCAAGATTGTGAAAACGAAGAAAACCGCGGATCCTATTAAACTGAAGCCTCATGTGTTTAACATTAGGACGATGACCGGTACGTGGGTTAGGTTCGAGAAAAGACAATAG